Proteins found in one Brevibacillus brevis genomic segment:
- a CDS encoding IclR family transcriptional regulator yields the protein MGKTANRSVLKTLEFLEYFIDNSELSLAELVELSQMPKSTVFRIIQTLEMRGFVAKTTSHQPPKYQLGLKLLEFGNIVAQRLEIRKLALPYMLQLRDSVEEAVNLIIRDQDEGVYIEKVDTRGYVRVYTQVGRRAPLYAGACPRILLSFMPNEEITAFLKRVEWKKIAPGTNTDEHLLWKWIQDARERGYTVSYGELEPDSAALAVPIRDYTGQVIAGLSLAGASSRFTEERLGYLVQETKAAAKSIMGQLGYTESITDK from the coding sequence ATGGGAAAAACAGCAAACCGCAGTGTGTTGAAAACGCTGGAGTTTTTAGAGTATTTCATCGATAACAGCGAATTGAGTCTGGCGGAACTCGTGGAATTGTCTCAAATGCCGAAAAGCACGGTATTTCGGATCATCCAGACCCTTGAAATGCGCGGTTTCGTCGCCAAAACAACGAGCCATCAACCGCCCAAGTACCAATTGGGCTTGAAGCTACTCGAATTTGGAAACATCGTGGCACAGCGATTGGAGATCAGAAAACTCGCGCTTCCGTACATGCTGCAATTACGTGATAGCGTCGAGGAAGCAGTCAATTTGATTATTCGGGATCAAGATGAAGGAGTTTACATTGAAAAAGTGGATACACGCGGGTACGTGCGGGTTTATACCCAGGTAGGGCGAAGGGCGCCTCTGTATGCCGGAGCGTGCCCGCGCATTTTGTTATCGTTCATGCCAAATGAGGAAATTACCGCTTTCTTGAAGCGGGTTGAATGGAAAAAGATCGCTCCAGGTACCAATACGGATGAACACCTGTTGTGGAAATGGATACAAGATGCGCGTGAGAGGGGTTATACCGTGAGCTACGGTGAACTGGAGCCTGATTCAGCGGCCTTGGCAGTCCCCATTCGTGATTATACGGGACAAGTTATTGCTGGATTGAGCTTAGCTGGCGCTTCTTCGCGTTTTACGGAGGAGCGATTGGGATATTTGGTCCAGGAGACGAAAGCGGCGGCGAAAAGCATCATGGGTCAACTGGGATATACGGAATCGATCACAGATAAATAG
- the pcp gene encoding pyroglutamyl-peptidase I — MKTVLVTGFDPFGGESVNPAWESVKELGKIESAHYQVEIRQIATVFDKSIEQLYAAIEETKPDIVLCIGQAGGRVDIAVERVAINVNDARIPDNEGNQPIDTPIRENGPVAYWSTLPIKAIVHELRKQGVPASVSQTAGTYVCNHLFYGLMHYLAEYHASTRGGFIHIPYLPEQAARLAEQPSMALETIVKGLQIAIEATISHEQDMVVGGGQIS; from the coding sequence ATGAAGACGGTTTTGGTAACGGGATTTGATCCTTTTGGGGGGGAGTCCGTCAATCCAGCATGGGAGTCGGTAAAAGAGCTAGGAAAGATCGAGTCTGCACATTATCAAGTGGAAATACGTCAAATCGCTACTGTCTTTGATAAGTCGATCGAGCAGCTTTATGCAGCGATTGAGGAAACGAAGCCGGACATCGTGCTTTGCATTGGACAAGCAGGCGGACGGGTCGATATTGCTGTCGAGCGCGTTGCGATTAATGTGAACGATGCTCGTATTCCAGACAATGAAGGAAATCAGCCCATCGATACGCCGATTCGGGAAAATGGACCTGTTGCGTACTGGTCTACCTTGCCTATCAAGGCCATCGTCCATGAATTACGAAAACAAGGGGTACCCGCATCCGTTTCACAAACGGCCGGAACCTACGTGTGCAATCATCTTTTTTATGGTTTGATGCATTATCTAGCCGAATATCACGCATCAACTCGAGGGGGATTCATTCATATTCCTTATCTGCCTGAGCAGGCTGCAAGGCTGGCCGAACAGCCAAGCATGGCGCTGGAAACGATTGTGAAAGGGTTGCAAATCGCAATCGAGGCAACGATTTCGCATGAGCAGGATATGGTTGTGGGTGGCGGACAAATCAGCTGA
- the pxpB gene encoding 5-oxoprolinase subunit PxpB, giving the protein MKNYEFSPLGDSGVIVKLGEVIDQRTHEIVVMFTDFLLENPFPGMLEIVPGFTTITVYYDPIILAQQFPHDLMPYESVLAILDRMFQELTVTCKAEPRLVEIPVCYGGSFGPDLDNVAQQNSLTREEVIAIHSSAEYLVYMIGFAPGFPYLGGMDVRLATPRRSSPRLSIPKGSVGIGGAQTGIYSIETPGGWQIIGRTPLSLFQPTESQPSLLRAGDKVRFRPISEQEYEAGKKVFR; this is encoded by the coding sequence ATGAAGAACTACGAATTCTCTCCACTTGGTGATTCAGGTGTGATTGTCAAGCTTGGGGAAGTGATTGATCAAAGGACGCATGAGATTGTCGTGATGTTCACGGATTTTCTTCTGGAGAATCCTTTTCCGGGAATGCTGGAGATTGTCCCCGGTTTTACCACCATCACGGTTTATTATGATCCAATTATTCTCGCACAGCAGTTTCCACATGACCTGATGCCTTATGAGAGCGTCCTCGCTATCCTTGACAGAATGTTCCAGGAGCTCACTGTCACATGCAAGGCTGAGCCTAGGCTTGTTGAGATTCCGGTTTGCTATGGCGGAAGCTTTGGGCCGGATTTGGACAACGTTGCTCAGCAGAACAGTCTCACGCGAGAGGAAGTCATTGCGATCCATTCATCTGCCGAATATTTGGTTTACATGATCGGATTTGCCCCCGGTTTTCCGTATCTTGGGGGAATGGACGTGCGTTTGGCTACTCCACGCCGCTCTTCACCTCGTCTCTCGATTCCAAAAGGCAGTGTAGGGATTGGCGGTGCGCAAACAGGTATTTACTCAATCGAGACGCCGGGAGGATGGCAAATAATCGGAAGAACACCACTCAGTCTATTCCAACCAACCGAGAGTCAGCCGAGTCTTTTGCGTGCCGGAGACAAAGTTCGTTTTCGTCCGATCTCCGAACAGGAGTATGAGGCTGGGAAGAAGGTGTTTCGATGA
- a CDS encoding biotin-dependent carboxyltransferase family protein — MSIEVVSPGLCTTVQDWGRYGYQRHGVNVGGAMDALAVQMANMLVGNHRDEAVLELTMKGPTLLFQKDMLIAICGGDLSPTINKKTVKSNRAVWVRSGSILQFSHAKKGCRAYLAVAGGWDVPIVMGSRSTNLRAGFGGLAGRMLQAGDRLEHNPQSSFSLYLAKQLEQKAGDEAFSDTDWFIPASHFAQCQESIVRVIRGDQFDDFTAESRQRFFDQAFQVSPQSDRMGYRLTGSTLALTSPLELISAAVTMGTIQVPPDGQPIILMADRQTIGGYPKIGYVATVDLPIIAQLRPGETMRFQEISLQDAQRALYERERTMNEIQLGIKLTVGWR, encoded by the coding sequence ATGAGCATAGAGGTTGTATCGCCAGGGCTTTGTACAACCGTGCAGGACTGGGGCAGGTACGGCTATCAGCGGCACGGTGTCAATGTAGGTGGTGCGATGGATGCACTTGCCGTACAGATGGCCAATATGCTGGTAGGCAATCATCGAGATGAGGCAGTTCTGGAGTTAACGATGAAGGGACCGACACTTTTGTTCCAAAAGGACATGCTGATTGCGATCTGTGGTGGCGATCTCAGTCCAACTATCAACAAAAAAACAGTCAAGTCCAATCGAGCAGTCTGGGTAAGAAGCGGAAGCATTTTGCAGTTCAGCCATGCGAAAAAAGGCTGTCGTGCTTATCTCGCTGTTGCTGGTGGTTGGGATGTGCCAATCGTGATGGGGAGCCGCAGCACGAATCTGCGAGCGGGATTTGGGGGATTGGCAGGCAGAATGCTGCAAGCAGGTGATAGACTCGAGCACAACCCGCAAAGCTCATTCAGTTTGTATCTCGCAAAGCAATTGGAACAAAAAGCAGGAGACGAAGCTTTTTCCGATACGGATTGGTTTATTCCTGCCAGTCATTTTGCACAATGTCAGGAAAGTATCGTTCGGGTCATTCGTGGGGATCAGTTCGACGATTTCACAGCAGAGAGCCGTCAGCGCTTTTTCGATCAGGCTTTTCAGGTATCTCCTCAATCAGATCGGATGGGGTATCGTTTGACGGGATCGACTCTTGCCCTTACGTCTCCACTAGAGTTGATATCTGCTGCTGTCACGATGGGAACGATTCAGGTTCCTCCAGACGGTCAGCCGATCATTCTCATGGCAGACAGACAAACAATCGGCGGATATCCCAAGATCGGGTATGTGGCGACTGTGGATTTGCCGATCATCGCTCAGTTGCGACCGGGAGAAACGATGCGTTTTCAAGAAATTTCTCTACAGGATGCGCAGCGGGCATTGTACGAACGAGAGCGGACCATGAATGAGATACAATTGGGAATCAAACTGACTGTAGGGTGGAGGTAA
- a CDS encoding LamB/YcsF family protein produces the protein MKSVDLNCDMGESFGAYRIGNDEAILRYVSSANVACGFHAGDPGTMRKTVQMALEAGVAIGAHPGFADLVGFGRRNMEISPEEAYDLVVYQIGSLQGFVRAEGGVMHHVKPHGALYNMAATRPALAESIALAIYKVNPELVLYGLAGSELTRAGEKIGLATAHEVFADRTYQQDGTLTPRNQPNAMITDQQQSLQQVIRMVRDGLVLTQQGVDIPIQADTICIHGDGAHALEFAQSIREALLVAGIPIVARVAR, from the coding sequence ATGAAGAGCGTAGATTTAAACTGTGATATGGGAGAAAGCTTTGGCGCTTACCGGATTGGGAATGACGAAGCGATTCTTCGCTATGTCAGCTCGGCAAATGTCGCTTGTGGTTTCCATGCAGGAGACCCTGGAACGATGAGAAAAACAGTGCAAATGGCTTTGGAGGCAGGTGTGGCAATTGGTGCCCATCCCGGATTCGCTGATTTGGTCGGCTTCGGTCGCCGCAACATGGAGATTTCCCCCGAAGAGGCGTATGATCTAGTCGTGTACCAAATCGGCTCCCTGCAAGGCTTTGTGCGGGCTGAAGGGGGCGTCATGCATCATGTGAAGCCACATGGTGCCTTGTACAATATGGCAGCCACAAGACCCGCTCTGGCCGAGTCTATCGCGTTGGCCATCTACAAAGTAAATCCGGAACTGGTGTTGTATGGCTTGGCGGGAAGCGAATTGACGCGTGCTGGCGAAAAAATCGGACTAGCTACAGCGCACGAAGTGTTTGCCGACCGCACGTATCAGCAGGATGGCACGCTGACACCGCGCAATCAGCCGAATGCGATGATTACGGACCAACAGCAATCCCTCCAGCAAGTCATTCGTATGGTGAGGGACGGGCTCGTCCTAACCCAGCAAGGCGTGGACATCCCGATTCAGGCCGATACCATTTGTATTCATGGCGACGGTGCCCACGCGTTGGAATTCGCGCAGAGTATTCGAGAGGCATTGTTAGTAGCCGGTATTCCGATAGTAGCACGAGTTGCCCGATAG
- a CDS encoding GerAB/ArcD/ProY family transporter, with protein MSTSIRESAMVSPFFVFFLVHANIVGVGILGFQRTIVAHAGYDAWISLLLAGASIHLIIWMLYFMLNAGGHDLFSLHELCFGKWLGKLMSFVVLIYVWMAAFLILRSYVSIVKQFIFPLMHTWSTTLIILLLILYIVAGGFRTVTGVCFFGVVIPAILMLPLFLFPFEYARPNNLFPMFSHSFTALFASAKDAVINYMGFELLFFYYPFIKRAAHSQKWAHAGVLFSTLLYVAVAIVTFLMFSHGELDKIIWPTLTMLKIVEIPILQRLEFIVISLWLFVILPNICLNLWGVIRGMKQIFGISQFRALLLLLVSLAMGSYLLKGTTPLLMALHFYGKVSIVFIFGYIPLLFLLFLLWGKKRSTTQYQTPGAETEKAR; from the coding sequence TCGTAGCCCATGCCGGATACGATGCCTGGATCTCCCTTCTACTTGCCGGGGCAAGCATCCATCTCATTATTTGGATGCTCTATTTCATGTTGAATGCGGGGGGCCATGATTTATTCTCCCTTCACGAGCTCTGCTTTGGAAAATGGCTAGGAAAATTAATGAGCTTTGTCGTATTAATCTACGTCTGGATGGCTGCTTTTCTCATCTTGCGTTCTTATGTCAGTATTGTGAAGCAGTTTATTTTCCCTCTCATGCATACATGGAGTACGACGCTGATTATTTTGCTCCTCATTTTGTACATTGTTGCTGGTGGTTTTCGTACGGTTACGGGCGTCTGCTTTTTTGGTGTGGTGATTCCGGCGATATTGATGCTTCCTTTGTTTCTATTCCCTTTCGAGTACGCTCGCCCGAATAACTTGTTTCCGATGTTTTCGCATAGCTTTACCGCCTTGTTCGCGTCTGCCAAAGACGCTGTTATCAATTATATGGGCTTTGAACTACTGTTCTTCTACTACCCGTTTATCAAGCGAGCAGCTCACTCGCAAAAATGGGCACACGCTGGCGTCCTTTTTAGCACGCTCCTGTATGTAGCCGTCGCTATTGTAACATTCCTCATGTTTAGCCATGGTGAACTGGATAAGATTATTTGGCCGACCTTGACCATGCTCAAAATCGTCGAAATTCCGATTTTGCAGCGATTGGAGTTCATTGTAATCTCTCTCTGGCTGTTCGTGATTTTGCCAAACATCTGTCTCAATCTATGGGGGGTTATTCGCGGAATGAAGCAAATATTTGGCATCAGTCAATTCCGCGCTCTTTTGCTTCTCCTAGTATCTTTGGCAATGGGTTCCTATCTGCTCAAAGGTACGACTCCTTTGCTCATGGCACTCCATTTTTACGGGAAAGTGAGCATCGTTTTTATTTTTGGCTATATCCCCCTGCTGTTCCTGCTCTTCCTTCTCTGGGGGAAAAAGCGAAGTACCACACAATACCAGACCCCCGGTGCAGAAACAGAAAAAGCCCGATAG